The segment GAGATAGTCCTCGACGTGGAGGACCGCGAAGATCGAGTCTCGAACGCTCCGGCTCAAAGCAGTCCCTTGCGTCCACCGGCGCGGAGGTCCTCGACGACCCGCCGAACCTTCTCCGAGCTCCCCCGGGACACCACGAGCACCGCATCGGGAGTGTCCACCACGACGATCCCGGGCACGTCCACGATCGCGACGAGCCGTCCCGAGCCGAAGACCGCGCTCCGTGGGCTGGCCAGGAGAATCGTGTCCCCCGACGGCGCGCCGCAATCCTCCCTGAGTCGCGCGGCGGCGTCCCAGGATCCGACGTCGTCCCACCCGGCATCGAGGGGAACCACCTTCACCCCGGCCGCCTTCTCCATCACCGCGTAGTCGATGGAGCGCTTCTCGGCTTTCGCCCAGGCTCCGCGGCGCCCGGCCAGGTGGGCGCGGACCGCCGCCACGATCCCCGGCGCCGCCCGCTCTGCCTCCTCGAGGAACCTCGACGCGCGCCAGACGAACATGCCGCCGTTCCAGAGGTAGCGCCCCGACCGGACGAAGCGGCGGGCGGACGGCGCGTCGGGCTTCTCCACGAACCGTTCGACGTCGACGGCCTCGATGCGGCTCGGACGGCGCGCGCACTTCAGGTACCCGAAGCCGGTCGCGGGCCTATCGGGCCGGATGCCCAGGCAGACCAGCGCACCGCGCTCGGCGGCGCGGACCGCGGCGCGAACGCTCCCCCGGAACGCGCGGGCGTCCCGGATCACGTGGTCGGTGGGGAAGAACCCGACCACGGCCCTCGGGTCCTTCGCCTGAACGGTCGCGCACGCGAGGGTGATGGCAGGAGCGGTGTCCCTCGGGGAAGGCTCGACGATCAACCGGCCGCGGTCGAGCTCCGGCAGCATCCTCAGCACGTCGCGCGCCAGGCTCCTGGGCGCCGCGACCCATATGAGGTCCTTCGCCACGAGCCCGAGGGTGCGGCGCCAGGTCGCCACCAGGAGCGGCTCGTCTCCCCCCGCCAGGGGGAGGAACTGCTTGGGCCGCCCAGCTCGGCTCCACGGCCAGAAGCGGGTCCCGCTGCCGCCGGCCAGCAGCACGGCGTGGAAATGGGCGCGGCGTCCGTTCAAAGGCTTCCCCAAGTGCGCTCGATCCCCTCCCGGAACGTGACCCGCGGCCGGTAGCCGAGGTGTCGGGCGGCGAGGTCGATCCCCGCGAGCGAGTGCTTGATGTCTCCTGGCCGCTCCGGATCGTGCCGCGCCCGGACCGGCCGGCCCGCGAGTTCCCCCAGCACGCCGAGCAGCCCGTTCAGGCTGATCCGCTCGCCGCAAGCCACGTTGAACGCCTTGCCGAGGGCGTCGGCCCCCGCCCGGCAGGCGAGGAGGTTCGCCTCGACGACGTTCGATACGAACGTGAAGTCGCGGCTCTGCTCCCCGTCGCCGTACACCACCGCCTCCTCCCCCGTCTTCGCCGCGGTCACGAACCTGGGAACGACGGCCGCGTACTCGCTCTTCGGGTCCTGCCGCGGTCCGAAGACGTTGAAATAGCGGAGCGCGATCGCGGGAAGGCGGTAGAGCGCGTGGAAGAGCCGGGTGTAGGACTCGCCCGCCAGCTTCTGAAGGCCGTAAGGGGAGATCGGGGCCGTCGGCATCGATTCGACTTTCGGCAAGACCTCGCTCTCGCCGTAAAGGGAGGACGACGACGCGAACACGAAGCGGGCGACACCGGCGTCCCGTGCCGCGACGAGCAGGTTGAGCGTTCCCGCCACGTTCACGGCGTTGGTCGCCACCGGGTCCCTGACCGACCGCTGGATCGACGGGATGGCGGCTTCGTGCAGGACGAACTCGGCACCCGCCACCGCCTCCCGGCAGGTCGCGGGATCCCGGACGTCCCCCTCGATCAGCTCGAAGCGCCCTCCACCGGCCCGGGCCCACGCTTCGGCGTCCCGCAGGTTCTCGCGGCGCCCCGTGGAGAAATCGTCCAGGACGCGGACGTCGTCGCCCGCCGACAGGATCGACTCCGCGAGGTTCGAGCCGATGAACCCCGCCCCTCCGGTCACCAGATAGATCGCCATGCCTACCGTCCTACGCACGAGTAGCGGAAGCCCTTGGACCGCATCGCCGCGGGCTCCCAGATGTTGCGAAGATCCACGACCACCGGCTCCCTCAGCAGCGCCTTGATCCGGTCCACGTCGAGGCCCCGGAACTGGTTCCACTCGGTGGCGACGACGAGCCCGTCCGCGCCCTCCGCCGCGTCGTACTCGTCCCGGCAGAACGTCACTCCCTCGTAGCGCCTCGCGCGCGCCAGGTCCATGGCCACCGGATCGTAAGCTCGCACGCGCGCCCCCTCGGCGACCATCGCCTCCAGGATCCCGATCGCCGGCGACTCCCTCAGGTCGTCGGTGTTCGGCTTGAACGCGAGGCCGAGCAGGCCTGCCGTCCGTCCCCCGAGCGTGCCGCCCAAGGCCTCCCGGATCTTGGCGACCGCCTTCGGGATGCGCGCCTCGTTCACCGCGATGACCGCGCTCACGATTTCGAGGTTCGCGCCGTTCTCCCGTGCCAGCTCGACGATCGCCCTCGTGTCCTTCGGGAAGCAGGAACCGCCGTACCCCGGGCCGGGGTGGAGGAACTTCGTTCCGATCCTCTGGTCGAGCCCCATGCCCTTGGCCACGGCGTGGACGTCGGCCCCGACCCGCTCGCAGAGATCCGCCATCTCGTTGATGAAGGAGATCTTCGTCGCCAGGAACGCATTGGCGGCGTACTTGATCATCTCCGCGCTCACCACGGTGGTGAGAACGATCGGGGTCTCGATGAGGTACAGGGGCCGGTAGAGGTCCTTCAGGATCGCGGCGGACATCTCGTCCTCGGTCCCGATCACGACCCGGTTCGGCCGCAGGAAATCCTCGATGGCCGACCCCTCGCGGAGGAACTCCGGATTCGAGGCGACGCTGAACGGGTAGTCCTCGACGCGGTGCCGCTCGATCAGCTCGCGGATCATCTTCCCCGTGCCCGCCGGGACCGTGCTCTTGGTCACGACGACCTTGTACGAGTTGAGGTTCTCCGCCACCGAGACCGCGACCTCCTTCACGAACGAGAGGTCCGCACGCCCGTCGTTCCCCTGGGGCGTTCCCACCGCGATGAAGACCGCGAGGGCGTCCCGGATCGCCCCCGGAAGGTCGGTGGTGAACACGAGACGTCCCGCCTTGACGTTCCGCTCGACCAGGCCGTCGAGGCCGGGCTCGTAGATCGGGATCTCCCCGTGCTGGAGCCGGTCGATCTTCGACGCGTCCTTGTCCACGCAGGTCACGTGCGTGCCGAACTCGGAGAAGCACGCTCCCGTCACCAGGCCGACGTACCCCGTTCCCACCACGGCGATGTTCAAAGCCGCCTCCTCACGCTTCGCGCCCGGCCGCCTCGCGGCGGAACCACTCCAGAAACAGCTCGAGGCCCCGATCGAGATCCACCGTCGGCTCCCACCCCAGCTCGGCGCGGGCCCGCGAGACGTCGGCCCAGGTGCGCTCCACGTCCCCGGGCTGCGGCGGGAGCACGCGCACCCTCGGCGACGTCCCGAGGCCCCGCGCGATCCTGTCCACGAGGTCGAGGAGGGAGATCGTGCGCGAACCTCCCAGGTTCCACACATGATAGTCGCGGCTGAGGTCCAGCGCCCGAACGATGCCCTCCACGATGTCCGAGACGAACGTGTAGTCCCGCGCCGAGCTCCCGTCGCCGAACTGCTCGACCTCGCTGCCTGCCGCGAGGAGCCTGGCGAACCGGTGAATCGCCATCTCGGGCCGTTGCCTCGGACCGTAGACCGTGAAGAACCGGAGGCACGCCACCGGAGTGCCGGTCAGGTGGTGGAACGTGTAGGCGAGCAGCTCTCCCGCCTTCTTCGTCGCCGCGTAGGGGGAGATCGGGTGGTCCACCGGATCGCTCTCCGCGAATGGAACCTTGCGGTTGTTCCCGTACACGGACGACGACGAGCCGAACAGGAAGCGCCCGACGGCATGGCGACGGCAGGCTTCGAGAAGGCAGGTCGTACCCAGCAGGTTCACGGACGTGTACAGCTCGGGATCGACGATCGACGGGCGGACCCCCGCCCGCGCCGCGAGGTGGACGACCGCGTCGAACCGCTCCGACCCGAGCAAGCCGTCGAGGAGGTCCCGGTCGCGGATGTCCCCCGTGACGAGCCGGAAGTCGGCGGCCGGTGCCAAGGCGGCGAGGTTTCGGCGCTTGATCTCCGGGTCGTAGAACGGGTCGAAGCTGTCCAGGACGACGACGCGGCGGCCGGCGCCGACCAGCCGCTCCGCCAGGTGCGAGCCGATGAAGCCCGCGCCTCCCGTGACGAGTATGCTCCCCATCGCGCCCGCCCGTGGCCCTCCGTCGCCCGCCTCGCGTCGACCGGCGGCCTCGATCAGAGCTTCCGGATCTTCGCGCGGCCGGCCCGGACGCCCCGGGTCGCGTTGCGCGTGTCGAGGATCAGCCGGGAGTGACGGACGACCCAGTCGTAATCGTAGACCGAGTGGTCGGTGACGATGATCACGAGGTCCGCGGCGCCGAGGCGCGCGGCGGAGAGCGCGGACGTCCGCTTCACGTGCCCTCCATCGAGCCGGACCTCCCTCGCGTACGGGTCGTGGAACGAGACCCGCGCGCTCTGCTCGTGCAGCAGGCGCATCACGTCGAGCGCCGGGGATTCCCTGAGGTCCCCGATGTCGCGCTTGTAGGCGGCGCCGAGCACGAACACCCTCGCGCCGTTGATCGCCTTCCGCCGCTCGTTCAGCGCCTCGGTCGCGCGGCGCACGACCACCTCCGGCATGTTGCCGTTGATCTCCGACGCCAGCTCGATGAACTTGGCGTAGTAGTTCAGCGTCTTCAGCTTCCAGGAGAGGTAGTGAGGGTCCAGCGGGATGCAGTGGCCCCCGATTCCGGGACCCGGGTAGAACCGCATGAAGCCGAACGGCTTCGTGGCGGCGCCGTCGATCACCTCCCACACGTCGAGCCCGAGGACCTCGCACATCAGCGCGATCTCGTTGACGAGCCCGATGTTCACCGCGCGGAAGGTGTTCTCGAGGAGCTTGATCATCTCGGCCGCCTGGGTCGAGGAGACCGTGTGCACCTTCTCGATCGCCTGGCGGTAGAGCAGAGCCGCGATCCGGGCGCACGCCGGCGTGCTCCCGCCGACGACCTTGGGGGTGTTTCGGGTCGTGAAGCTCTTGTTCCCCGGATCCACGCGCTCCGGGGAGAACGCCAGGAAGAAGTCCTTGCCGGCGCGAAGGCCCCTCGACTCCAGCCTCGGCCGCAGGACCTCCTCGGTGGTGCCCGGATAGGTCGTGGACTCGAGGATCACGAGCTGCCCCACCCGGATCTCCTTCACGATCTCCTCGAGCGAGGCGACGACGTACGAGATGTCCGGGTCCTTCGTCTTCCGGAGCGGCGTCGGGACGGCGATGACGATCGCGTCGAACTTGCCGCACCCACGGTAGTGGCCCTGCGCGAACAGGCGCCGCTTCAGGACCAGCTCCCGCACCGCCGACGACGGGATGTCCTCGACGTGCGAGCGGCCGGCACGAACGTTTGCGACCTTCGCTTCGTCCACGTCGATGCCGGTGACCCTGAAGCCCGACCGCGCGAACTCCACCGCCAGCGGCAGGCCGACGTACCCGAGCCCGACGATTCCGATGGCCGCCTTGCGCGACGCGATCTTCCTCTCGAGGGCCCTGAGGTGCTCGCTCATCTTGACGTGGCTCCTCGCCCGACATCCAGCGGGGCGGACGTTCCGAGGCATGAACGGGAGAATTTACCCGACTTCGCCGATCTCGCCAAGGGACGGCTCAAGGGGCCTTCTTCGTCTTCCCGTCCTCCGTCTCGATCCCCTTCTTCTGGTAGTGCCTCAGGAGCCAGCGGGCGAACTTGCTGTCGTTCGTCCCGGCGACCACGTCCTCCAGGGAGTCGTGGAGCACCCGCTCGTTGACCAGGGCGCCCAGGGTGCCCTGGCCGGAGTTCACCTTCCCGGTGATCTCCGACAGGTTGTGGAGCGTCGTCTCGAGGTCCTTCGCGATCCGCTCGGAGTACTCCGTGTCGTTCAGCAGCTTCCCGACGAGCCCATCCTTGGACTCGAGCCGGGCGACGACCCGCTTGAGCGAGGCCGCCGCGTCGCGGATCTCCGCGACCGCCTGTTCCCCGGCCCCGCCCTTCTCCACGAGGGCGCCGACCGCGCCCTCCTTCTTCGCCAGGGTGTCGAGGAACGACGCGAGGTCCCGGATCGCCTTCGAGAGGTCGTCCGCTTGGCCGGCCATCGCCGGATCGAACAGCATCCTCCCCGCGAAGCCCTCCCCCTTCCTGAGCCTCCCGGTCAGCGCCTCGAGGTTCTCGAGGGTCGCCTTGAGATGGGCGAGGCTCTCCTGCCCGAACTCGGGATCGTGAATCGCCTGACCCAGGAGCCCCTTGCCCTCCTGCAGCGGCTCCAGGATGTTCTTGAGCGCGATGGTGATCTCGTTCAGGTTCTCCGCGATGTCCGCCCCCTTCTGGAGGATCGGCTGCTCGGAGATGACGGGGACGATCGAGCCGTCGGGGAGAATCGGCTTGGACGGATCGCCCGGCGTCACCTCGACGTACTTCTCTCCCGACAGCCACTGCAGGTACCGGATCGAGGCGGCGGAGTCCTCCCGGACGCGGATCGCGTACGCCGACTCGATCCCGAGCTCGGCCCCGATCCCCGAGGCGCGAGGATCGGTCGGCAGGTGGATGCCGGTGACCGTGCCGACCTGGACGCCCGCGATCTTCACCGGCGAGCCCACGCGCAGCCCCTCGGTGCTCGGGAAGACCACCCGATAGTGCACCTTGCTGCTGAAGAGGCGCGACTGGCCGCCCACCGACATGATCGTGACGCCCAGGACCAGCAAGGCCAGGGCGGCGAGCGCCCCCACCGACAGGTCCCTCACCGGGCGCTTAGACAT is part of the Terriglobia bacterium genome and harbors:
- a CDS encoding NTP transferase domain-containing protein, which translates into the protein MNGRRAHFHAVLLAGGSGTRFWPWSRAGRPKQFLPLAGGDEPLLVATWRRTLGLVAKDLIWVAAPRSLARDVLRMLPELDRGRLIVEPSPRDTAPAITLACATVQAKDPRAVVGFFPTDHVIRDARAFRGSVRAAVRAAERGALVCLGIRPDRPATGFGYLKCARRPSRIEAVDVERFVEKPDAPSARRFVRSGRYLWNGGMFVWRASRFLEEAERAAPGIVAAVRAHLAGRRGAWAKAEKRSIDYAVMEKAAGVKVVPLDAGWDDVGSWDAAARLREDCGAPSGDTILLASPRSAVFGSGRLVAIVDVPGIVVVDTPDAVLVVSRGSSEKVRRVVEDLRAGGRKGLL
- a CDS encoding SDR family oxidoreductase; translation: MAIYLVTGGAGFIGSNLAESILSAGDDVRVLDDFSTGRRENLRDAEAWARAGGGRFELIEGDVRDPATCREAVAGAEFVLHEAAIPSIQRSVRDPVATNAVNVAGTLNLLVAARDAGVARFVFASSSSLYGESEVLPKVESMPTAPISPYGLQKLAGESYTRLFHALYRLPAIALRYFNVFGPRQDPKSEYAAVVPRFVTAAKTGEEAVVYGDGEQSRDFTFVSNVVEANLLACRAGADALGKAFNVACGERISLNGLLGVLGELAGRPVRARHDPERPGDIKHSLAGIDLAARHLGYRPRVTFREGIERTWGSL
- a CDS encoding UDP-glucose/GDP-mannose dehydrogenase family protein; the protein is MNIAVVGTGYVGLVTGACFSEFGTHVTCVDKDASKIDRLQHGEIPIYEPGLDGLVERNVKAGRLVFTTDLPGAIRDALAVFIAVGTPQGNDGRADLSFVKEVAVSVAENLNSYKVVVTKSTVPAGTGKMIRELIERHRVEDYPFSVASNPEFLREGSAIEDFLRPNRVVIGTEDEMSAAILKDLYRPLYLIETPIVLTTVVSAEMIKYAANAFLATKISFINEMADLCERVGADVHAVAKGMGLDQRIGTKFLHPGPGYGGSCFPKDTRAIVELARENGANLEIVSAVIAVNEARIPKAVAKIREALGGTLGGRTAGLLGLAFKPNTDDLRESPAIGILEAMVAEGARVRAYDPVAMDLARARRYEGVTFCRDEYDAAEGADGLVVATEWNQFRGLDVDRIKALLREPVVVDLRNIWEPAAMRSKGFRYSCVGR
- a CDS encoding GDP-mannose 4,6-dehydratase; translation: MGSILVTGGAGFIGSHLAERLVGAGRRVVVLDSFDPFYDPEIKRRNLAALAPAADFRLVTGDIRDRDLLDGLLGSERFDAVVHLAARAGVRPSIVDPELYTSVNLLGTTCLLEACRRHAVGRFLFGSSSSVYGNNRKVPFAESDPVDHPISPYAATKKAGELLAYTFHHLTGTPVACLRFFTVYGPRQRPEMAIHRFARLLAAGSEVEQFGDGSSARDYTFVSDIVEGIVRALDLSRDYHVWNLGGSRTISLLDLVDRIARGLGTSPRVRVLPPQPGDVERTWADVSRARAELGWEPTVDLDRGLELFLEWFRREAAGREA
- a CDS encoding nucleotide sugar dehydrogenase, whose product is MSEHLRALERKIASRKAAIGIVGLGYVGLPLAVEFARSGFRVTGIDVDEAKVANVRAGRSHVEDIPSSAVRELVLKRRLFAQGHYRGCGKFDAIVIAVPTPLRKTKDPDISYVVASLEEIVKEIRVGQLVILESTTYPGTTEEVLRPRLESRGLRAGKDFFLAFSPERVDPGNKSFTTRNTPKVVGGSTPACARIAALLYRQAIEKVHTVSSTQAAEMIKLLENTFRAVNIGLVNEIALMCEVLGLDVWEVIDGAATKPFGFMRFYPGPGIGGHCIPLDPHYLSWKLKTLNYYAKFIELASEINGNMPEVVVRRATEALNERRKAINGARVFVLGAAYKRDIGDLRESPALDVMRLLHEQSARVSFHDPYAREVRLDGGHVKRTSALSAARLGAADLVIIVTDHSVYDYDWVVRHSRLILDTRNATRGVRAGRAKIRKL
- a CDS encoding MlaD family protein; the encoded protein is MSKRPVRDLSVGALAALALLVLGVTIMSVGGQSRLFSSKVHYRVVFPSTEGLRVGSPVKIAGVQVGTVTGIHLPTDPRASGIGAELGIESAYAIRVREDSAASIRYLQWLSGEKYVEVTPGDPSKPILPDGSIVPVISEQPILQKGADIAENLNEITIALKNILEPLQEGKGLLGQAIHDPEFGQESLAHLKATLENLEALTGRLRKGEGFAGRMLFDPAMAGQADDLSKAIRDLASFLDTLAKKEGAVGALVEKGGAGEQAVAEIRDAAASLKRVVARLESKDGLVGKLLNDTEYSERIAKDLETTLHNLSEITGKVNSGQGTLGALVNERVLHDSLEDVVAGTNDSKFARWLLRHYQKKGIETEDGKTKKAP